A single Lactuca sativa cultivar Salinas chromosome 8, Lsat_Salinas_v11, whole genome shotgun sequence DNA region contains:
- the LOC111908555 gene encoding CEN-like protein 1, translating to MSRMIEPLVVGRVIGEVVDTFTPSVKMSVTYNLNKTVSNGHELMPNLITSNPRVNIGGEDMRSAYTLIMTDPDVPGPSDPYLREHLHWIVTDIPGTTDASFGREIVSYETPKPVIGIHRFVFLLFKQKARKSVTPPASRDHFNTRTFCQEHGLGLPVAAVYFNAQRENAARRR from the exons atgtcaAGAATGATTGAACCACTTGTAGTAGGAAGAGTGATAGGAGAGGTGGTGGACACATTCACACCAAGTGTGAAGATGAGTGTAACCTACAATCTTAATAAGACAGTCTCTAATGGCCATGAGCTCATGCCTAATCTCATTACTTCTAATCCTCGTGTGAATATCGGTGGTGAAGACATGCGATCTGCTTATACTCTT ATCATGACCGATCCAGATGTTCCAGGCCCAAGTGATCCTTACCTAAGAGAACATCTTCACTG GATAGTCACGGACATTCCTGGTACCACTGATGCTTCCTTCG GAAGGGAGATTGTGAGCTATGAGACACCAAAGCCAGTGATAGGGATTCACCGATTTGTGTTCTTACTGTTCAAGCAGAAAGCAAGGAAGTCGGTGACCCCACCAGCTTCTAGAGACCATTTCAACACTCGTACCTTCTGTCAAGAACATGGGTTAGGGTTACCAGTTGCTGCCGTGTATTTCAATGCTCAAAGAGAAAATGCGGCTCGTAGAAGATAA
- the LOC111908380 gene encoding uncharacterized protein LOC111908380 isoform X2 — protein MWRDIGFDKDIWIDVSEAEMVGMLLYLSRWFDFDAITNHPMAPTYWASLNNRICTRYRGHKNIAKNRLTDFAGDVDVTRARAPMGMDQQHWNATINHFLTEKHQKRSAANQECRKKQVVKNRGGTCNYGSVCFKKNLNRLEVFHRAHVNKKGEFVDPLVGEQYNALVAEVALQTHHIADSGGDPDTIYWIAIFEKVLGTRRGHVRGIEPKASSAAGTSASSQ, from the exons ATGTGGCGCGACATCGGTTTTGATAAAGACATATGGATAGACGTTTCAGAAGCCGAAATGGTTGGAATGTTGCTGTATCTTTCG AGATGGTTTGATTTTGACGCGATTACAAATCATCCCATGGCTCCAACTTATTGGGCGTCACTGAACAATCGGATATGTACGCGGTATAGAGGCCACAAAAATATTGCAAAAAACCGTTTGACTGATTTTGCAGGAGATGTGGACGTAACAAGGGCTCGAGCCCCTATGGGTATGGATCAGCAGCATTGGAATGCCACTATTAACCATTTCTTAACAGAAAAACATCAAAAACGATCCGCTGCAAACCAAGAATGTCGGAAGAAGCAAGTAGTGAAGAATCGTGGAGGGACGTGCAACTACGGTAGTGTTTGTTTCAAGAAA AATTTGAATAGACTTGAAGTATTTCATCGTGCGCATGTGAATAAAAAAGGGGAATTTGTTGATCCTTTGGTTGGAGAGCAATAT AATGCcctagttgctgaggttgctctacagactcatcacatagccgactctggtggtgatccagacaccatttattggatcgcaatatttgagaaggtgttgggtacacgaagggggcatgtgagaggcatTGAGCCTAAAGCTTCTTCAGCTGCGGGTACAAGTGCTTCATCCCAATAg
- the LOC111908380 gene encoding uncharacterized protein LOC111908380 isoform X1 — translation MEVTSHHIRSVKVLVITRTMVYECFIREVSYMWRDIGFDKDIWIDVSEAEMVGMLLYLSRWFDFDAITNHPMAPTYWASLNNRICTRYRGHKNIAKNRLTDFAGDVDVTRARAPMGMDQQHWNATINHFLTEKHQKRSAANQECRKKQVVKNRGGTCNYGSVCFKKNLNRLEVFHRAHVNKKGEFVDPLVGEQYNALVAEVALQTHHIADSGGDPDTIYWIAIFEKVLGTRRGHVRGIEPKASSAAGTSASSQ, via the exons ATGGAGGTGACGAGCCACCACATCCGTTCGGTAAAGGTTTTGGTGATCACCAGAACGATG GTATACGAATGTTTCATTCGGGAGGTTAGCTATATGTGGCGCGACATCGGTTTTGATAAAGACATATGGATAGACGTTTCAGAAGCCGAAATGGTTGGAATGTTGCTGTATCTTTCG AGATGGTTTGATTTTGACGCGATTACAAATCATCCCATGGCTCCAACTTATTGGGCGTCACTGAACAATCGGATATGTACGCGGTATAGAGGCCACAAAAATATTGCAAAAAACCGTTTGACTGATTTTGCAGGAGATGTGGACGTAACAAGGGCTCGAGCCCCTATGGGTATGGATCAGCAGCATTGGAATGCCACTATTAACCATTTCTTAACAGAAAAACATCAAAAACGATCCGCTGCAAACCAAGAATGTCGGAAGAAGCAAGTAGTGAAGAATCGTGGAGGGACGTGCAACTACGGTAGTGTTTGTTTCAAGAAA AATTTGAATAGACTTGAAGTATTTCATCGTGCGCATGTGAATAAAAAAGGGGAATTTGTTGATCCTTTGGTTGGAGAGCAATAT AATGCcctagttgctgaggttgctctacagactcatcacatagccgactctggtggtgatccagacaccatttattggatcgcaatatttgagaaggtgttgggtacacgaagggggcatgtgagaggcatTGAGCCTAAAGCTTCTTCAGCTGCGGGTACAAGTGCTTCATCCCAATAg